The following proteins are co-located in the Rhodococcus opacus B4 genome:
- a CDS encoding flavin reductase family protein yields the protein MEQRELRNIFGQFASGVTVITCANSEGLPHGATVTAFTAVSIEPRLCQVTLTRKSKACNYLSKSPFAVNILAADQVDTAMHFAGRPQNPEPVWADGPTAPIICGAAATLSCEPWAEYDGGDHIIFIGEIVAAESSGKDPLLFYRSTFHALGSPSASAAWNGSMDDPHNGWFDSSTSFTPFHLQPTH from the coding sequence ATGGAGCAGCGCGAACTCCGGAACATTTTCGGGCAGTTTGCCAGCGGAGTCACGGTCATCACGTGCGCCAACTCCGAGGGCCTGCCGCACGGGGCGACGGTCACCGCCTTCACCGCCGTCTCGATCGAGCCGAGACTGTGCCAGGTCACCCTGACCCGAAAGTCGAAGGCCTGCAACTACTTGAGCAAGTCGCCGTTCGCCGTCAACATCCTCGCCGCGGACCAGGTGGACACCGCGATGCATTTCGCCGGGCGCCCGCAGAATCCCGAACCCGTGTGGGCCGACGGACCGACCGCCCCGATCATCTGCGGCGCCGCCGCCACGCTGTCCTGCGAGCCGTGGGCGGAGTACGACGGCGGCGACCACATCATCTTCATCGGTGAGATCGTCGCCGCCGAATCCAGCGGCAAGGATCCGCTGCTGTTCTACCGGAGCACCTTCCACGCTCTCGGCTCGCCGTCCGCGTCGGCCGCGTGGAACGGATCGATGGACGATCCGCACAACGGGTGGTTCGACTCCAGCACCTCCTTCACCCCGTTCCACCTCCAGCCCACCCACTGA
- a CDS encoding 4-hydroxyphenylacetate 3-hydroxylase family protein — protein MTTTESAPETALDPTKVNPAADCEANRTANFATRPMTGDEYIESLRDDREIWLHGERVEDVTTHPAFRNPIRMTARLYDSMHTGEHVEKVTTSTDTGNGGVTMPFFKAPKSSDDLLKERDAIATWARMTYGWMGRSPDYKASFLGTLHANKELYSPFQDNAERWYKESQEKVLYWNHAIINPPVDRQLPPDEVGDVFMKVEKETDAGLIVSGAKVVATGSAITNYNFIAHYGLPIKKKEFALICTVPMDAPGVKLICRSSFTQNAAVMGTPFDYPLSSRMDENDTIFIFDKVLVPWENVFMYGDVDKINGFFPQSGFLPRFTFQGCTRLAVKLDFIAGMLMKALDATGAGGFRGVQTRVGEVIGWRNLFWSLTESMARNPEPWIGDTVIPKLEYGLTYRMFMIQGYPRIKEIIEQDVASGLIYLPSSARDFKSPDVRPYLDKYVRGSDGMTAVERVKIMKALWDSIGSEFGGRHELYERNYSGNHENVKAELLFAAENRGDVASMKGFAEQCLSEYDLDGWTVPDLVGNDDVSYFGNK, from the coding sequence ATGACCACCACCGAAAGCGCACCCGAGACCGCGCTCGACCCGACGAAGGTCAACCCCGCCGCGGACTGTGAGGCCAACCGCACCGCGAACTTCGCCACCCGCCCGATGACCGGCGACGAGTACATCGAGTCGCTGCGCGACGACCGCGAGATCTGGTTGCACGGCGAGCGTGTCGAGGACGTCACCACGCATCCGGCGTTCCGCAACCCGATCCGGATGACCGCCCGCCTCTACGACTCGATGCACACCGGTGAGCACGTCGAGAAGGTCACCACCTCCACCGACACCGGCAACGGCGGCGTGACGATGCCGTTCTTCAAGGCACCGAAGTCCTCCGACGACCTGCTGAAGGAACGCGACGCCATCGCCACCTGGGCGCGGATGACGTATGGCTGGATGGGCCGCAGCCCCGACTACAAGGCGTCCTTCCTCGGCACCCTGCACGCGAACAAGGAGCTGTACTCGCCGTTCCAGGACAACGCCGAACGCTGGTACAAGGAATCGCAGGAGAAGGTCCTGTACTGGAACCACGCGATCATCAACCCGCCCGTCGACCGCCAGCTGCCGCCGGACGAGGTCGGCGACGTGTTCATGAAGGTGGAGAAGGAAACCGACGCCGGCCTCATCGTCTCCGGCGCCAAGGTCGTCGCCACCGGATCGGCGATCACCAACTACAACTTCATCGCGCACTACGGGCTGCCGATCAAGAAGAAGGAATTCGCCCTCATCTGCACCGTCCCGATGGACGCGCCGGGCGTGAAACTGATCTGCCGGTCTTCATTCACCCAGAACGCGGCCGTCATGGGCACCCCGTTCGACTACCCCCTGTCGAGCCGGATGGACGAGAACGACACCATCTTCATCTTCGACAAGGTGCTCGTGCCGTGGGAGAACGTCTTCATGTACGGCGACGTGGACAAGATCAACGGCTTCTTCCCGCAGTCGGGTTTCCTGCCCCGCTTCACGTTCCAGGGCTGCACCCGTCTCGCGGTGAAGCTCGACTTCATCGCCGGCATGCTGATGAAGGCGCTCGACGCCACCGGGGCGGGCGGTTTCCGCGGTGTGCAGACCCGCGTCGGTGAAGTGATCGGCTGGCGAAACCTGTTCTGGTCACTCACCGAATCCATGGCACGCAACCCCGAACCGTGGATCGGCGACACCGTCATCCCCAAGCTCGAATACGGTCTCACGTACCGCATGTTCATGATCCAGGGCTACCCGCGGATCAAGGAGATCATCGAACAGGACGTCGCGTCCGGACTGATCTACCTGCCCTCGAGCGCCCGCGACTTCAAGAGCCCCGACGTGCGCCCGTACCTCGACAAGTACGTCCGCGGCTCCGACGGCATGACCGCCGTCGAACGCGTCAAGATCATGAAGGCGCTGTGGGATTCGATCGGCAGCGAGTTCGGTGGCCGCCACGAACTGTACGAGCGCAACTACTCCGGCAACCACGAAAACGTCAAGGCCGAACTGCTGTTCGCCGCCGAGAACCGTGGCGACGTCGCCTCCATGAAGGGCTTCGCCGAGCAGTGCCTGTCCGAGTACGACCTCGACGGCTGGACGGTGCCCGACCTGGTCGGCAACGACGACGTCTCGTACTTCGGTAACAAGTAG
- a CDS encoding AraC family transcriptional regulator, whose amino-acid sequence MTMASTITETRDWDAASRAVAGAYFPHTLTDLSSGGAMTLSMRTVDFGPVTLGRLGWGADVSIECDYPGAYEVNIPLSGSLESCSPGGTVVSRPGQATVFRADEPTLITRWSGDCSVLGVKFDGDYLEQEADRILGSDLRPGLSLPAQLDLTGAAENSWFRLVRSLTAQLREPADLLANPVVGPQLAGAITSAFVLAVTPDGETCPSAPRPRIVKRVLDGLHDDPARAWTAADMAELAGTSVRRLQEGFRQYVGRSPSECLLDIRLSRAHDDLKARGSSVTVSEVAARWGFTHAGRFSAAYRRRYGKSPSELIRF is encoded by the coding sequence ATGACGATGGCATCGACGATCACCGAGACCCGGGACTGGGATGCGGCGTCGAGAGCGGTGGCCGGTGCGTATTTTCCGCATACGCTGACCGACCTGTCGTCGGGCGGTGCGATGACCTTGTCGATGCGGACCGTCGACTTCGGTCCCGTCACCCTCGGCAGGCTCGGCTGGGGCGCGGACGTGTCGATCGAATGCGACTATCCGGGCGCGTACGAGGTCAACATCCCGCTGTCCGGTTCGCTGGAGTCCTGTTCGCCGGGCGGCACGGTGGTGTCGCGTCCGGGGCAGGCGACCGTCTTCCGGGCGGACGAGCCGACCCTGATCACCCGGTGGAGCGGCGATTGCTCGGTGCTCGGCGTGAAGTTCGACGGCGATTACCTCGAGCAGGAGGCCGACCGGATCCTCGGCTCCGACTTGCGGCCCGGGTTGTCTCTCCCGGCGCAGCTCGATCTCACCGGTGCTGCGGAAAACAGCTGGTTCCGCCTGGTGCGCTCACTGACCGCGCAACTGCGGGAGCCGGCCGACCTCCTCGCGAACCCGGTGGTCGGCCCGCAACTCGCCGGCGCGATCACGTCGGCGTTCGTCCTCGCCGTCACCCCGGACGGCGAGACCTGCCCGAGCGCCCCGCGACCGCGGATCGTCAAACGGGTCCTCGACGGACTCCACGACGACCCGGCCCGTGCCTGGACCGCGGCCGACATGGCCGAGTTGGCGGGTACCAGTGTCCGCCGGTTGCAGGAGGGGTTCCGTCAGTATGTCGGGCGCAGCCCGTCCGAGTGCCTCCTCGACATCCGGCTGAGTCGCGCCCATGACGACCTGAAGGCGCGGGGTTCGAGTGTCACCGTCTCCGAAGTCGCTGCGCGGTGGGGTTTCACGCACGCGGGCCGGTTCTCCGCGGCCTACCGCCGGAGGTACGGCAAATCCCCGTCAGAGCTGATTCGCTTCTGA